The genomic window TGGCCGGCAATGCTCCTTGACGTTTATAATAACCCAGAGAGATATCGAGAAACGTATTTTGAGAAAATCCAAAATACAAAATCACAAAATCCAAATAAATCTCAAAGCTCAAATTCTAAATTACAAACCGGAGAAGAGAAGATACCCGTTTTGAGCAATCGCCAGGGGCCCCTTGGGGGTGTGGCGGCGAAAAACGCGGTATCGAGCTTCGAAAATTTTATCTACTTCGCTGGGGATTCGGCCAAGATCGACGAAGATGGATATTTTTGGATCGTCGGTCGAAATGATGATGTTATTAAAGTTTCCGGCCACCGGCTTGGTTCAGCCGAGCTAGAAAGTGCCTTTGTCTCCAATCTAAAAGTGGCCGAAGCAGCTGTCATCGGCAAACCCCACGAAATAAAAGGCGAGTCAATTAAAGCTTTCGTCATCTTAAAACAAGGAGTTATTCCATCTGATGAATTAAAGGCGGAACTTGTCCAAACTGTCCGTAAATCAATTGGCCCAATCGCTACCCCGGACGAAATTGATTTTGTCGAAAAACTCCCAAAAACCAGATCGGGAAAGATAATGAGACGAGTACTTAAGGCTCAAGAACTTGGGCTACCTGTGGGTGATACTTCGACTTTGGAGAGTTAAAAAATTAAACTTTATTTTCGTGAAATACTCTAATAAATTCTGTTGTTCCTTTTTTATTGTGTAAGGCAACTGTTGTGTGATTTTTTCCATCTTCTCTCTTAGATTCATACAATGCATTGTCCGCCCTATTTGTCATAGCCTCAGCAATTTCTTTATAATTGCCATCATTTACATCTTCTACCAGGTTCGTTAAACCGCAACTAATAGTAACACCCTTTGGATATTTATTATCATTATTAAATGATATTCTTTCTATTTCACTTCTGATTTTTTCGATCATTTTTTGAGCTACATCTAAACTATTGGGGGTAATAATTAAGAACTCATCGCCTCCGAAACGAATTGCAAAGTCACCTAAATTGAATCTAATGTTTTTCAATACTGTTTCGGCAACTTTTCTCAACACTTCATCCCCTACTTGATGGCCATATTGATCATTGACCTCTTTGAAATGATCAATGTCTAACATCGCAACAGTAAGTTTTTTATTACCCTTAAATATTCTTTCTATTTCTCGCTCTAATATTCCTTTTTTTGGAGGGGATGTGTTTGGATTACCATCAAGAAACCTTCGAAGATACAA from Candidatus Curtissbacteria bacterium includes these protein-coding regions:
- a CDS encoding GGDEF domain-containing protein; this encodes MIESKEIPLSQKTLRSPHKDNVLEIMGRKNFLGQFPSEQQARNKIANELKKLKKNPLFKVERKKHLETEKARRELEEVSVIDPLTNLYLRRFLDGNPNTSPPKKGILEREIERIFKGNKKLTVAMLDIDHFKEVNDQYGHQVGDEVLRKVAETVLKNIRFNLGDFAIRFGGDEFLIITPNSLDVAQKMIEKIRSEIERISFNNDNKYPKGVTISCGLTNLVEDVNDGNYKEIAEAMTNRADNALYESKREDGKNHTTVALHNKKGTTEFIRVFHENKV